One region of Juglans microcarpa x Juglans regia isolate MS1-56 chromosome 7S, Jm3101_v1.0, whole genome shotgun sequence genomic DNA includes:
- the LOC121240278 gene encoding stress-response A/B barrel domain-containing protein HS1-like, with protein MPQAFLLERERERDHQRERESMEAKEGKGVAKHVFIAKFKDGTSAAQIEQLIKDMANLVNLIPPMKSLHWGKDVSPWNKNEGYTHVFECNFESMEGIAEYVAHPAHLEYAKSLLPCVDKCIVFDYNLSTTQPAAIMI; from the exons ATGCCTCAAGCTTTcttattagagagagagagagagagagatcatcaaagagagagagagagcatggagGCCAAGGAAGGAAAGGGAGTGGCGAAGCACGTATTTATAGCAAAGTTCAAAGATGGAACTTCAGCTGCACAGATTGAGCAACTCATCAAAGATATGGCCAACCTCGTCAACCTCATCCCCCCAATGAAGTCTTTACACTG GGGCAAGGATGTGAGCCCTTGGAACAAGAATGAAGGTTACACTCATGTGTTTGAATGCAACTTTGAGAGTATGGAGGGAATCGCAGAGTATGTTGCTCATCCTGCCCATCTTGAATACGCAAAGAGCCTCCTTCCTTGCGTGGACAAGTGCATTGTGTTTGACTACAATCTCAGTACTACTCAGCCGGCGGCCATCATGAtctag
- the LOC121241417 gene encoding putative disease resistance protein At3g14460, whose product MLSVNAVLEDAEGKPDTNRNVKDWIDDLKDAIYDAEDILEETLINATNASWGKLLNYFFSPAIVSKVKKVHDRLALLAEQRDLMDPLQGVGCKSFIRLAPTASLVQESFFLGRDDDKEAIISHLRSIGHCRPDDSKICVIAIVGTGGIGKTTLGKVVYDDIRVKEHFDIQAWVCVSKILNMFKVAQTLLEAISSSTCTTSKDLNMIQLKLMDELSGKRLLLVLDDVWNMNFTVWNILSNPLKCGAQGSKVIVITRDEDVASIMCADTTHHLNPLPDEECWLLFVKYAIQEGSFNNSPLDQELEEIGRQIVRKCKGLPLAIKTIGALLQCNQVVAAWKQVLTSDLWDFPNEPIVPALILSYKCLPLELKRCFAYCSIFPKAYIFEKDELVLLWMAEGFLQESMNKTMEEVGDDYFFDLVSRSFFQQASGSKSSCFVMHDLINDLARFVSAKFNVALESNDSQEIVSKTRYFSYIIDVFEKFEPLCKEARRLRTFLPLELSPRNCDFLSTKRLPRNLFLKLTRLRMLSLSHYRDYMIELPESIENIIHLRYLDLSFTKVGKLPDSICELINLQTLKLSGCRDLSLLPREMRKLVNLRHLDITATRIKHMPIELSRLECLRTLTTFVVGKDGGSCIGELGKLENLRGKLSILELQNITSGKDAWDASLKSMENIEKLELKWNAVDNISENQRIILDNLQPHTNLKSLTINYYGGNSFPDWLGHQSYRNITSLHLEKCTYCCSLPPLGQLPHLQDLSIIGFSGVTTVGLEFYGCGSSSIEPFGALEVLKFQQMMKWEEWLPFSAGSEGGEAFPRLGELYIDDCPKLKRGLPVGFSSLDKLAIKKCPELVVPLPMTRNTCELELIHCNEALLKELRSGVQKLAVEGFDVLDSLPEGMMNSNDNLQELRITDCFSLMTLPDGSLLSKLKTLEINMCQKLEIPMHSQYSSLERLKLFKTCESLTSFQLDQFPKLSTITTSWCKNLESFAVSERYEYDSMVSWIEIHNCPNFKSFPKGGLRAPNLTYFCLNNCENLSSLPDNMHLLLPSLMCLHVLNCPEIEYFPKDGLPSGLNSIIIYCCDKLFANRKGWVLQKLPSLIKLEIGGNSEDLESFPEAGLLPTTLTHLSINGFPNLKSLDREGLQHLTSLQRLRIEYCSTLECIRGVALLAFLSHLQINHCPKFKDMPKEGLHSSLSLIQINGCPLLAKQLDGKKGREWHKIAKAHRIMIDGEFIE is encoded by the coding sequence ATGCTGTCCGTGAATGCTGTGCTAGAAGACGCGGAGGGAAAGCCAGATACAAATCGGAACGTGAAAGACTGGATTGATGACTTAAAAGATGCCATCTATGATGCAGAGGACATTTTGGAAGAAACTCTTATTAATGCTACTAATGCCAGCTGGGGTAAGTTACTCAACTATTTCTTTAGCCCTGCCATCGTAAGTAAAGTGAAAAAGGTACACGATAGATTGGCACTTCTAGCAGAACAAAGGGATCTTATGGACCCACTTCAAGGTGTTGGATGCAAATCATTCATAAGATTGGCTCCCACAGCTTCTTTGGTCCAAgaatctttttttcttggtaGGGATGATGATAAGGAGGCTATAATTAGCCACTTGCGCTCAATTGGCCATTGTCGGCCGGATGATAGCAAGATATGCGTGATTGCCATCGTAGGAACGGGGGGAATTGGTAAGACCACCCTTGGTAAGGTTGTATACGATGACATTAGGGTGAAGGAGCATTTTGACATTCAAGCTTGGGTCTGTGTTTCCAAAATACTTAACATGTTCAAGGTAGCCCAAACATTGCTTGAAGCGATATCTTCGTCCACTTGTACTACTAGTAAGGATCTAAACATGATTCAACTTAAACTAATGGATGAATTGAGTGGGAAGAGGTTGCTATTAGTTTTAGATGATGTTTGGAATATGAATTTTACTGTTTGGAACATCTTAAGTAATCCCCTCAAATGTGGGGCTCAAGGAAGTAAAGTCATTGTAATAACTCGCGATGAAGATGTTGCATCAATCATGTGTGCTGATACAACTCATCATCTAAACCCGTTGCCAGATGAAGAGTGTTGGTTGCTATTTGTAAAATATGCAATCCAAGAAGGTAGTTTTAATAACTCACCTCTTGATCAAGAGCTAGAGGAAATAGGTAGACAAATTGTGAGAAAGTGCAAAGGCCTACCTTTAGCAATCAAGACAATCGGAGCACTCCTACAATGTAACCAAGTTGTTGCTGCATGGAAACAAGTATTGACAAGTGACTTATGGGATTTTCCGAATGAGCCGATAGTTCCTGCTCTAATATTAAGTTACAAATGTCTTCCCTTAGAGTTAAAGCGATGCTTTGCTTACTGTTCAATTTTCCCAAAGgcttatatttttgaaaaagatgagTTAGTCTTACTGTGGATGGCAGAAGGTTTCCTGCAAGAGTCCATGAACAAGACAATGGAAGAAGTTGGTGATGATTACTTCTTTGATCTTGTGTCAAGATCGTTTTTCCAACAAGCAAGCGGCAGTAAGTCGTCATGTTTCGTTATGCATGATCTAATCAATGATTTAGCAAGATTCGTGTCTGCAAAGTTCAACGTTGCGCTGGAGAGCAACGATTCTCAGGAAATTGTGAGCAAGACTCGTTATTTCTCATATATCATTGACGTGTTTGAGAAGTTTGAGCCTCTTTGTAAGGAGGCTCGAAGGTTGAGGACGTTCTTGCCACTTGAATTGTCACCAAGGAACTGTGATTTCCTCTCAACTAAAAGATTGCCacgtaatttatttttgaaactaACACGCTTACGAATGCTCTCTCTATCCCACTATCGGGATTATATGATTGAGTTGCCTGAATCAATTGAGAATATCATACATCTACGCTATCTGGACCTTTCTTTCACTAAAGTTGGAAAGTTGCCTGATTCTATATGCGAGCTGATCAATTTGCAAACTTTGAAGTTATCAGGTTGTAGAGATCTTTCTTTATTGCCAAGAGAGATGCGAAAGCTCGTTAATTTACGTCATCTTGATATTACTGCAACTAGAATAAAGCATATGCCGATTGAACTGAGTAGGCTGGAATGTCTCCGGACATTGACTACGTTTGTAGTCGGCAAAGATGGTGGGTCTTGCATTGGAGAGTTGGGAAAACTTGAAAATCTCCGGGGAAAGCTTTCAATTTTGGAGCTCCAAAACATTACATCTGGTAAGGATGCGTGGGATGCAAGCTTAAAGAGCATGGAAAACATCGAGAAGTTGGAGTTGAAATGGAATGCTGTCGATAATATTTCAGAAAATCAGAGAATTATTCTCGACAATCTCCAACCTCACACAAACTTGAAAAGTCTCACCATCAACTATTATGGTGGTAATAGTTTTCCAGATTGGTTGGGGCATCAATCATACCGTAATATAACATCTCTTCATCTGGAAAAGTGCACATATTGTTGCAGCTTGCCACCTCTTGGGCAGCTACCCCATCTACAGGACCTCTCTATTATTGGGTTTTCAGGAGTCACTACAGTGGGTCTCGAATTTTATGGCTGTGGTTCTTCTTCGATTGAGCCTTTCGGAGCTTTGGAAGTTTTGAAGTTCCAGCAGATGATGAAATGGGAGGAATGGTTACCTTTTAGCGCTGGAAGTGAAGGAGGTGAAGCTTTTCCCCGTCTCGGAGAGCTTTATATCGATGACTGTCCAAAGCTGAAGAGAGGGTTACCCGTTGGTTTTTCTTCTCTGGATAAACTTGCAATTAAGAAATGTCCAGAGTTGGTGGTTCCACTCCCAATGACTCGTAACACATGTGAATTGGAGCTAATACATTGTAACGAGGCTCTGTTGAAGGAGTTGCGGAGTGGAGTGCAGAAACTTGCAGTTGAGGGATTTGATGTACTAGACTCGCTACCAGAAGGGATGATGAACTCCAACGATAATCTTCAAGAATTAAGAATCACTGATTGTTTCTCGCTCATGACACTTCCTGACGGCAGTCTACTCTCCAAGTTAAAAACACTCGAAATTAACATGTGCCAGAAGTTGGAGATTCCAATGCATTCGCAGTATTCTTCCCTTGAAAGATTGAAGTTGTTCAAAACCTGTGAATCTCTCACGTCGTTTCAGTTGGACCAATTCCCAAAGCTTTCAACAATCACCACCTCTTGGTGTAAGAATCTGGAATCTTTTGCGGTTTCAGAACGATATGAATATGATTCAATGGTCTCGTGGATAGAAATCCATAACTGCcctaattttaaatcttttccgAAAGGTGGATTGCGTGCTCCAAATCTTacatacttttgtctcaataattGTGAGAATCTGAGTTCCCTGCCAGACAATATGCACCTACTCCTTCCTTCTCTTATGTGTCTCCATGTACTGAATTGTCCTGAAATTGAGTATTTTCCTAAAGACGGCTTGCCTTCCGGTCTGAATTCAATTATCATCTACTGCTGCGACAAACTTTTTGCTAATCGGAAGGGATGGGTTTTGCAAAAACTACCCTCTCTTATAAAATTGGAAATCGGTGGCAACTCAGAAGACTTGGAGTCTTTTCCCGAGGCCGGATTGCTGCCCACCACTCTGACCCATCTTTCCATCAATGGATTTCCAAACCTGAAATCTTTGGACAGGGAGGGGCTTCAACACCTAACTTCTCTTCAGCGTCTTCGGATCGAATACTGCTCTACCCTCGAGTGTATACGAGGAGTGGCTTTGCTCGCCTTCCTTTCTCATCTACAAATCAATCACTGCCCCAAGTTCAAGGACATGCCAAAAGAGGGGCTGcattcctccctctctcttatACAGATCAATGGCTGTCCTTTGTTGGCCAAACAACTCGAtgggaaaaaaggaagagaatggCACAAGATTGCAAAGGCCCACCGTATAATGATTGACGGAGAATTTATTGAATGA